Proteins from a single region of Chryseobacterium scophthalmum:
- a CDS encoding helix-turn-helix transcriptional regulator, whose protein sequence is MNRNRENTQDFNAEQYNAKILLDEEIIRLAKQNSPRLLSKFKSAYPEFFVKLATVNSNLQNSEIIFCIYLKLGLSTKEIATYTFVTPKAIQNRKNRLRKKLQISSDTDIYKWFDQL, encoded by the coding sequence ATGAATAGAAATAGAGAAAACACCCAAGACTTTAATGCAGAACAATACAATGCAAAAATTTTGCTTGATGAGGAAATCATCAGACTTGCCAAACAAAATTCACCGCGCCTTTTAAGTAAATTTAAATCTGCATATCCCGAGTTTTTTGTAAAATTAGCTACCGTTAATTCTAATCTGCAAAATTCTGAAATTATTTTTTGTATTTATCTCAAGTTGGGATTGAGTACTAAAGAAATTGCAACTTATACATTTGTAACTCCAAAAGCCATTCAGAATAGAAAAAACAGATTAAGAAAAAAACTTCAAATCTCTTCAGATACCGATATTTACAAATGGTTTGATCAATTGTAA
- the pdeM gene encoding ligase-associated DNA damage response endonuclease PdeM, with product MKITTKNITIQNEIFTLTNQRALFWEKEKALIFSDLHIGKTAHFRKNGIALANQIMKNDLERLSILIEYFQPEKFIIVGDLLHAGDNSDVDQFCEWKNQYPNIKFCLVEGNHDRISKTLEKKLCLDLKNSSLEINDILFVHDFDKSNSKFQITGHIHPGFVINSMVKRIKLPCFVVTENQLLLPAFSEFTGLDIKNLPKKGRFYVFTDAEIYEI from the coding sequence ATGAAGATAACAACAAAAAATATAACTATTCAAAACGAAATTTTCACTTTAACGAATCAGCGAGCGCTGTTTTGGGAAAAAGAAAAAGCATTGATTTTTTCTGATCTTCATATTGGTAAAACGGCACATTTCCGTAAAAACGGAATTGCTTTAGCCAACCAGATTATGAAAAATGATTTGGAAAGATTGTCAATTTTAATTGAATATTTTCAACCCGAAAAATTTATTATTGTAGGGGACTTGCTTCATGCCGGAGACAATTCTGATGTTGATCAATTTTGTGAATGGAAAAATCAATATCCAAACATTAAATTCTGTTTGGTGGAAGGTAATCACGACAGGATTTCAAAAACTTTAGAGAAGAAACTTTGCCTGGATTTAAAAAATAGTTCATTAGAAATCAATGATATTTTATTTGTTCACGATTTCGATAAATCAAATTCAAAATTTCAGATTACGGGACATATTCATCCCGGTTTTGTCATCAATTCTATGGTAAAAAGAATAAAATTACCATGTTTTGTCGTAACGGAAAATCAATTGTTGCTTCCTGCTTTCAGCGAGTTTACAGGATTAGACATAAAAAATCTTCCTAAAAAAGGAAGATTCTATGTTTTTACCGATGCAGAAATCTATGAGATATAA
- a CDS encoding ligase-associated DNA damage response DEXH box helicase, with translation MMEKSISPFKFQIDTWKKFGNGYSGMVVAPTGFGKTYSVFLALISDFLNHPEKYKKGLKMIWITPLRSLSKDIAKAMQEAIDEIGLDWLVGVRNGDTDPKVRQQQVKNMPEILVATPESLHLLLGQKNHQRFFQNLQSIAIDEWHELLGSKRGVIVELGISQLRKYVPKLKIWGITATIGNLDEAMEVLIPYDIKKTKITAKQHKTIDIISVFPDEVEILPWAGHLGHKLADKVVPIILESKSTIVFTNTRSQSEMWYQLLLDAYPDFAGQIAIHHSSIDAHLRIWIEENLSSGKLKTVVSTSSLDLGIDFKPVDTVIQIGSAKGVARFLQRAGRSGHSPFETSKIYCVPTHSLELIEVSALKEAVKQNVIEPREPQVLCFDVLVQFLMTLAIGDGFYPEETYERIKQVYTFQEIRDEEWKEIIDFLTIGGSALKNYEEYHKVVVMEDGLHKVISRKIAMLHRMNMGAIVSDAMLKVKFISGGYIGMVEEYFISRLKKEEKFILAGRVLEVAMVKDMTVFVRASKGKAMAPSYLGGRLPLSSNLGRFLREKLSGALNPKASEKELKFLHPLLINQEERSHIPKEDEFLVEMIKNREGYHLFMYPFEGRLVHEVMAALIAFRISKLAPISFSMAMNDYGFELFSDKEIPLNEDNLEKILNRENLMVDVISSINSAEMARRKFRDIAVISGMVVQNFPGQQRSNKALQSSAGLIFKVLEDHDPNHFLVRQAYTEVFNMQLQEQRLVEAFKRIEKSKLILKYSNKFTPLSFPIKVDSLRQTLTSENLDARIQKLIKQSGRNIK, from the coding sequence ATGATGGAAAAATCGATTTCTCCGTTCAAATTTCAAATTGATACCTGGAAAAAATTCGGAAACGGTTACAGCGGAATGGTCGTCGCTCCAACAGGATTCGGGAAAACCTATTCCGTTTTTTTAGCGTTAATTTCTGATTTTCTGAATCATCCTGAAAAATATAAGAAAGGATTAAAAATGATCTGGATCACACCGCTTCGATCTCTTTCAAAAGATATTGCGAAAGCAATGCAGGAAGCCATTGACGAAATTGGTTTAGATTGGTTAGTTGGGGTAAGAAACGGCGACACAGATCCAAAAGTTCGACAGCAACAGGTCAAAAATATGCCGGAAATTTTAGTGGCAACACCTGAAAGCCTACACTTGCTTCTCGGACAAAAAAATCACCAAAGATTCTTCCAAAATCTGCAAAGTATTGCCATTGACGAATGGCATGAATTATTAGGTTCGAAACGCGGAGTGATTGTTGAATTAGGGATTTCTCAATTAAGAAAATACGTTCCGAAATTAAAAATCTGGGGGATTACAGCGACAATTGGAAACCTTGATGAAGCAATGGAAGTGTTGATTCCTTACGATATAAAGAAGACAAAAATCACAGCTAAACAACATAAAACGATTGATATTATTTCAGTTTTTCCTGATGAAGTAGAGATTTTACCTTGGGCAGGACATCTTGGTCATAAATTAGCAGATAAAGTGGTTCCGATTATTTTAGAATCTAAATCGACCATTGTTTTTACCAATACTAGAAGCCAGAGTGAGATGTGGTATCAATTATTGCTCGATGCTTATCCAGATTTTGCCGGACAAATCGCCATTCATCATAGTTCTATCGATGCACATTTAAGAATCTGGATTGAAGAAAATTTAAGTTCAGGAAAATTAAAAACAGTCGTTTCTACCTCATCTTTAGATTTAGGAATTGATTTTAAACCTGTTGATACCGTGATACAAATTGGTTCTGCAAAAGGTGTTGCGAGGTTTCTGCAACGCGCTGGACGAAGCGGTCACTCCCCTTTTGAAACTTCAAAAATTTATTGTGTTCCTACGCATTCTTTAGAGTTAATCGAAGTTTCAGCTTTGAAAGAAGCCGTTAAACAAAATGTAATTGAACCTCGAGAACCCCAGGTTTTATGTTTTGATGTTTTGGTTCAGTTTTTAATGACTTTAGCAATTGGTGACGGGTTTTATCCCGAAGAAACATACGAAAGAATTAAACAGGTTTATACTTTTCAGGAAATCAGAGACGAAGAATGGAAAGAAATCATCGATTTTTTAACAATTGGTGGTAGTGCACTGAAAAACTACGAAGAATACCATAAAGTTGTGGTAATGGAAGATGGTTTGCACAAAGTCATTTCGAGAAAAATTGCGATGCTTCACAGAATGAATATGGGTGCAATTGTAAGTGATGCAATGCTGAAAGTAAAATTTATTTCCGGCGGATATATCGGAATGGTTGAAGAATATTTTATTTCGAGGCTGAAAAAAGAAGAAAAATTTATTTTGGCTGGAAGAGTTCTGGAAGTGGCGATGGTAAAAGATATGACTGTTTTTGTGCGTGCTTCTAAAGGAAAAGCAATGGCGCCAAGTTATCTTGGTGGAAGATTACCTTTAAGTTCAAATTTGGGACGATTTTTAAGAGAAAAATTATCTGGTGCATTAAATCCAAAAGCATCGGAAAAAGAACTGAAATTTTTACATCCCTTATTAATCAATCAGGAAGAACGATCTCACATTCCGAAAGAAGATGAATTTTTGGTCGAAATGATTAAAAACCGGGAAGGTTATCATTTATTTATGTATCCTTTTGAAGGTCGTTTGGTTCACGAAGTAATGGCTGCTTTAATTGCTTTCCGGATTTCAAAACTGGCTCCCATTTCTTTTTCTATGGCAATGAATGATTATGGTTTTGAATTATTCAGCGACAAAGAAATCCCTTTAAACGAAGATAATCTTGAGAAAATTTTAAACCGAGAAAATTTGATGGTTGATGTGATTTCCAGCATTAATTCGGCAGAAATGGCGAGAAGAAAATTCAGAGATATTGCGGTAATTTCCGGAATGGTTGTTCAGAATTTTCCGGGACAGCAACGGTCGAATAAAGCTTTACAAAGTTCGGCGGGACTTATTTTTAAGGTGTTGGAAGATCATGATCCGAATCATTTTCTTGTGAGACAGGCATATACTGAAGTTTTTAATATGCAATTGCAGGAACAGCGATTGGTAGAAGCTTTTAAACGAATCGAAAAATCTAAGCTTATTTTAAAATATTCAAATAAATTTACACCTTTAAGTTTTCCAATAAAAGTTGACAGTTTAAGACAGACTTTAACCAGTGAAAATCTGGATGCGAGAATTCAGAAACTGATTAAACAATCGGGAAGAAATATAAAGTGA